One Synergistaceae bacterium DNA segment encodes these proteins:
- the budA gene encoding acetolactate decarboxylase produces MTKKFIIALLILVMSVNVCFAADSNKSDSLFQAALLQSLMSGVYDGFITVKEVKNYGDIGIGTFQSVNGELIMLDGEIYQALWDGSVKIADDSETVPFCNVTFFDSDITRENVSAENIAELKSKLDEIVNSHGKNQFYMAKISGEFNSILVRSELAQQKPYKPLDAALKTDQREFTYKNISGVLVALYCPAYMNGLNTPGWHLHFISNDRTKGGHVLELETNSCKVELDIMSGFNMILPDNAGFNDKDLAVEMGSRIKEVEGGK; encoded by the coding sequence ATGACAAAAAAATTTATTATCGCGTTATTAATTCTTGTCATGAGCGTAAATGTCTGCTTTGCTGCTGATTCAAACAAGAGTGATTCACTCTTTCAAGCTGCTTTGCTGCAGTCCTTAATGTCGGGAGTCTATGACGGCTTTATAACTGTTAAAGAAGTCAAGAATTACGGCGATATAGGAATCGGGACATTTCAGAGCGTCAACGGTGAATTAATAATGCTTGACGGCGAAATCTACCAGGCTTTATGGGACGGCAGCGTAAAAATTGCTGATGACTCCGAGACTGTGCCATTTTGCAACGTTACATTTTTTGATTCTGATATAACACGCGAGAATGTCAGTGCGGAAAATATAGCCGAGCTTAAATCAAAACTTGATGAGATTGTTAATTCACACGGTAAGAATCAATTTTACATGGCAAAAATTTCGGGTGAATTTAATTCTATTCTCGTTCGCAGTGAGTTAGCCCAGCAAAAACCGTATAAGCCCCTTGACGCAGCACTAAAGACAGATCAGCGAGAATTCACTTATAAAAATATTTCCGGAGTCCTCGTTGCTTTGTATTGTCCTGCTTATATGAACGGTCTTAATACTCCCGGCTGGCACTTGCATTTTATCTCGAATGACAGGACAAAGGGCGGCCATGTTCTTGAGCTTGAGACAAATTCATGCAAGGTCGAACTTGATATTATGAGCGGCTTTAATATGATTTTACCGGATAATGCTGGCTTTAACGATAAAGATTTAGCTGTTGAGATGGGTTCACGCATTAAAGAAGTCGAGGGCGGAAAATAA
- a CDS encoding 4'-phosphopantetheinyl transferase superfamily protein: MLTQVYLLDISGHLNYPVTKYLDYLPVERRESILRYKFLPDQNRTLWAELLAKKLIAGLLARNFQDITIKRDSSGRPYHENICFSLSHCSNWVACSIGDNINGVDIEIISRRASLKISKRFYLQSEHNTIKFLHDNGQDWERKFFEYWTLKESCLKCLNLNNWAEVDCEKLLSCNHEIAGRNFFLNDLVIACCSKREYLPNNIIILEGGNNFING, translated from the coding sequence TTGCTTACTCAAGTTTATTTGCTTGATATTAGCGGGCATTTAAATTACCCAGTTACAAAATATCTTGATTATTTACCAGTTGAACGCCGCGAGTCGATTCTGCGTTATAAATTTTTACCGGATCAAAATCGGACTTTATGGGCTGAATTACTAGCAAAAAAATTAATTGCCGGTTTACTTGCTAGAAATTTTCAAGATATAACTATCAAACGAGACTCAAGCGGGAGGCCATACCACGAAAATATTTGCTTCAGCCTCTCGCACTGTTCTAACTGGGTCGCTTGTTCAATCGGAGATAATATTAACGGAGTCGATATTGAAATTATTTCACGCCGGGCGAGTCTCAAAATTTCCAAACGTTTTTATTTGCAAAGTGAGCATAATACTATAAAATTTTTGCATGATAACGGCCAAGACTGGGAGCGAAAATTTTTTGAATACTGGACTCTCAAAGAAAGCTGCTTAAAGTGTTTAAATCTTAATAACTGGGCTGAAGTCGACTGCGAGAAATTATTATCATGTAATCACGAAATAGCCGGGAGAAATTTTTTCTTGAATGATTTAGTGATTGCCTGCTGTTCAAAACGTGAATATCTGCCTAATAATATAATAATCTTAGAAGGAGGGAATAATTTTATAAATGGGTAA